The Arachis hypogaea cultivar Tifrunner chromosome 14, arahy.Tifrunner.gnm2.J5K5, whole genome shotgun sequence DNA window cATGATAGAATaacaatttagaattcaaatataatgctataaaaattacttttaaaacgcATAAGATTTTATCTATCAATCTATTAACGAGCTCAaacaattatttctaatttaaattataaagtaaatatactaatcacattttataaaatacagtGAAACTCGAAATATCAAttacctaaattaaattatatgatctttcattatttttccattataactttaatttcaatttatataaaataactaattaaaataaaagttgtacataaatattagTTGACTTAAACCTAAAGTATTTACAAAAAATCCATTTAATCAttcttaataaattaatctctaagaactcaatttaataaaataaatcataatttattcataataaaaattacttaaattaaattatataatgctTCCATTACTAAATTTTTACTTTCAAATCAtatgaaataaccaattataaaaattacataagAGTATTAATTAACCTAActctaaatattaataaaactaatttaattactcttaattgATTAAGTTataaaataaagagttcaaattaataataaatcatagcttattcataatagaaatcacttaaattaaactatacaattctttcttatttttcaattactaaaattatgcaAAATATTCCATTATgataaaattacttaagaattttatttaatttaaaatgaagttatctccgaatctatttaattttttctaataaaataatttctaaaagtataaagtttaaacttaataaaataaaatcacaatctattcatatttagattttcaaaaatgcgggATGTTACACTTATTGGTATAATCCAACCCCTAATGCATATCAATGCAATGGATGTGGTGATCCTCATTGTGGTAGTCAACAACTACCACCATacacctatgaaccacctcctcaatatAATTTTGAACTACCATGCTCACAAgtcccataccaccaaacacctccatataaccctaatccttatccgccataccaaccaccttatgagcactatgaaccatacttagaatCATCACACtcccaacaccaatactcccaagaaccactaaTTTCATATACCCCACCTCAAGATTCTCACCAATataaaccaccttccaattataaaccctttctcccaaacaatgaaccctttCTTCCACCACCGCCTCCAACGGATGAAGCTCTCCAAACCTTATTGCAAGAACAACAAAGATATATTAGCTCTTACATCCAAAGGCAAGAGGAGACGAAAAAGGAGTTTAAGAATCTAGAATTCATAATTGCTACCATGGCGGAAGCCGTCAACCACATGGTCTCCCACCGAAGCTCATGCATTCCAAgtactcccattgacgaatgtggaaaATTAACCAAAGAGCATAGTAAGGGAGTGAATTtgaagcttcaaggtgaagaagaggagctaAAGCAGGATTTGAatcaagaggaggaagttgaggTCATTGATGTTAAGGAAGTGGATAGAGTGTTgagggaaattgatcaagaaatagattccatcattagtgattttttgtccacattgatcaatcctcttgatgatcttgttgagccttcttccaTTGGACTAGAAAGCGATCTTAAGGAggatgtgcaacctccaaggcatatgcTAAGAAATGGAAGATTGGAGGAAGTTGAGCAAGTGACAAGTCTTGTTATCGAAGATAATTCTGCACCAACCAATGTGTTATTGGAGATTGTTGAATCGCCCTTATTGTGTTGTGAATTTGATGTCGCCGTTGTTGCttaaggcaaagattgggttgaaggaatgaagaaaaatcatgcaaaaatggagaattcgtgaagaaatgaggatttgctgaactcaaggccacgcgcacgcgtcacccacgcgtacgcgttagaaGGAGATTCGCCAGCGACACACATGCGTCACCCACGCACACGCATGGAAGGAAAAGTTGCTagcgacacgtacgcatgacccatACGTACGTGTGACAAGCGGCACGTGACCTcactaaaggcaaaacgctgggggcaatttctgagctcaaggaggcccaaatccaactaatttctgatgcttttgaacccaaggattgcaaGGGAATGGGGGGAGGAGTCATAGTATAGTTTGACATCATGTTTTAAGTTAGAATTCTAgaaagagaagctctcccttctctctagaatttagggtagtttaggctaaattttcttagatccaacttttaattcttgtttttatttcaattctctttatattttattgttctattgtcTCAATCTTTGTAGCTTGCCTTGTTAATTTCCTTAATTTGCCATTTTTACTTtcatgaacccttgttggattttattctcttttaatgcaattttatgttttcatgtccttTTTATGTTTATCTCAATTGctattgatgatttcttgtttgtaTTAGTTATGGGTtctattaattcttgcattttatgatgtttacttttattgcactctaggtgtttgatgaaatgttttcaattgttttagagtagttttctttactcttggcctaagtTAAGGGAATTAActaaccttgagtcattgggtctcattgaattggtgatttaagAATCCTtaatggtcaatttgataaccattaatGCTatcctactactaagttaattagtaggtaggttaggacttatgaattgatgttgatcaagcctatttgacgtacctaATGCATAGAAGTAAACTATTGATGTACTTCAAGCATAGAGGTAGACttgatgggttggtccctcataattgtcaatacatggtttgtagacaaggatagCGATCTCAATttccaagtcttagccaagagttattttcctttctttttattagttaatttctcgtttactttcttgttatttacttttcttgccaattatcaaatcaaacgcccttgttccttcatagccaataattgagcacttcattgcaatttcttgtgagacgacccgaggtttaaatacttcgatttattttcattggtgtttgtacttgtgacaactaattattaaaatttaatgtgAGAATTATTAGTtagtttggaactatgcttaaaatgaaattctttttctatttgtGTGATATTCTAGACCAACGATAATTCTCACCATTagatttttggcgccgttgcctgggaaTTGCAATGACATTATATTATTGCCTATtgttcatatgtgaatattgtgaatatgtttgcctttttgcttgtttgttagtttttgttaggtttagaactttgttgcttatttttgttagcttttgtttttatttgccacTACAAATTCTcaccttttggctatgagtgtggttacaactatgttgtaggagatggaaactacaatcaaagatgggaggagcctcaaggaattgatcaaccttcttggcaacaaccttccCAAATGtgctatgagcaagagccattccatgatgcataccaatccaatggctatggtggacctccttgtgattatcaacaaccaccaccatatgcctatgaaccccctcttcAATATAGCCCtcacccatcatactcacaagccccataccaccaaacacctctatatgaccctaactcatatccactataccaaccaccttatgagccatatgaaccatacttagaaccaccacaattccaaccccaataccctcaagaactaCCACCTCTATACTATTACCAAAATGAACCACCTCCCATGTATGagaactttcaaccacaagatgaattttcCTTTCCACcataaccctccatggaagaatatccacatctattgatccaagagcaacatgatacTACTTATGTCAGtcaagtggaacaagagccaatggatcACTTTAAGAAAATAATGGATTGGCTTCAAGCAATCATCCATCAAAAGGAGTAAGAGAAAGTCCAAAAGATGTACGAAGCTATCGAGgataaccttgccaaaattaaagccaacttggactcatgggattcataccgtagacaaagtatctccacttatgaatgtgagaaatcaaccgaagagTGGAGCATGAAGAAGATTTTAGAATcccaacatgaggacaaggagatggggtatgtcttgtAACAAGTGGAAAGGGTagatattgttgaagaagaagaagtggttgaagacttaggcgAAGTTGAATAATAGGTGGAAGAAGTTGAGCAAGCAAGCTCCATCATTGAAGATGATACCACACCAACCAATATGTCTTTTGGAATTGATAATCCTCCCTCATTGTGTTATGGAATTGATGACAAAgaggaccgtgcacaacctcTGACACATGGCTTGAGCAATGAGGGatgtatagaagaagttggtgaacaaGAAATTGACATTGAAGATGCTTGCTAAGAGGTGGAGGTAGttgaagaagagcacaagggagtggaacttgcaagatcattgggaccatCCCTTCCTAAgacaccatccaacacaacattcaagtaggtaaaattcttatccctaagctttactttcccacttgaatatggtttgcttgagacagatgggcaacttagagctctttgtggagttaagagcaaAAGAGAATTGGTTAATGGgtggaaatgccaatcaaggATCCTTATGGTTGGAAACTCAAAGTCTAAGCGCAATAgttggtatagttctcaattgaatgggtctaggaagatgctttggtgctcacttgagaattcggatcacttgCCACTCAAATGGAATTGtcttgatcaacttgaagatgggtgtagaaacaagatttgggatccagggatatgtgaagatcaactttgggagcccttagcttgtgtggaacttcatcaaagcttggtgccattgattttgaaatttggagcttacttgaagttcaagcattggtggaagtttcgagatgagttcaagcataagccgccatgataaggagcctcccaattgtctaacttaaggacttaaactaaaagtgctaggtgggagacaccctaccatggtaaactctttccattctcttgtagatataatcaatgaatgaattgagttgccattgttaggtagttttcttccttgtatattcttgttttagtattttggttGCTAGTCTGTTTAATTAGATTTATGCCTTAAGTTGtaggttagttttttttttaattgcattttgcttgaagtacaagttttgtttgttttatctttgaaaatttttcaaaaaccaaaagatttgttgttaaatttgaattttggttgctttAGAATGCTTATAGATTAGGAGAGTGCCTTGTTCCTGTTTTCATGTTCTAAAAAAAAGGGGCATTCCATGCATAAGCGTGGACGAGGCGTATGCGCCATTGGCCTTTTTCGCAcacccacgcgtgagcgtgggAAACGTGTATGCGTCGAAAGCTGAACTTggaactcctggtacaaaaaccagagagttgcgctggtacTGTGCTACCTTTGTGCCAGGAGCATGATAaaacccaattttgtggtttatcttgtgcttattttaggggtttttatcacccttttcccacatttattcaatgaaatagcatggttttgtaattcttcctCAATTTGTgattaaatatgaaaacatgctttttaagcccttaaattggtgattttaactcaccttaattccatttgatgccttaatgtgtttgttagtgatttcaggttcataaggcaagtattagatggaagaagtgaaaagaaaagcatacaaagtggagaatgcataaggaaacaaggatttggaATACAttaatggacgcgcacgcgtagcagGCGTGCGCGCGTGGATAGGAAAGTTGCcaagtgacgtgtacgcgtgacccacgcgtacgcgtcgatgctcgcacgtgactcatttaaaggcaaaacgctaggggcgatttctgagctacccaggcccaaatccaactgattcctgaagctatttcatgcagaattcaagcttgagcAAAGGGGaagcacttagttagtcatgatgaacctttagttagtttttctagagttgttggatcttgatttcttttaatgtaatttcatgtttccatgtctcttttatgtttattttcattgctattgttgatttcttgcttatgttagttatgggtttcattaattcttgcattttgtgatgtttgattttcttgcactctacactacaagaaaacacgtcttttgccacgcttttaaagcgtggcgaaaagctgaaaaaagcgtggcgatagctttttgccacgctttttgagctatcgccacgctttcgaAAGGGTGACCTATCaaagggtggcggttgctctatcgccacgctttttgcaatctattgccacgctttttgtttgccacgcttttttacaAACAGCCACTTGGAAAAGCGTGGCTGTAGGTGGGaaatacggccacgctttaaaagcgtggtgaTAGatagagatatggccacgcttttgaagcgtggcaatagggagagatacggccacgctttaaaagcgtggcgatagggagacatacagccacgctttaaaagcgtggcgaaaggcttgttaaattaaaaaaaaaatttcttttccttaCTTGATCTTAATTACtacaatataaattttcaatctttttttattaccaaacctataaatatagtatgcaatttttattgCAAGACAAATCAAACAGTAATTAGTGACAATTTttgctttaattattttatacattaataaactaatattcaaatacaaaaataaatttcgagttcaaattccaaaactaaaaacggtagaaaaatacagaaacaatATAATTTAAACACTAAGTCCTTTGTTGTTCTTTGTTGTTCTTTCTTCCTCTAGCCCTCTCAAACTTCCTTCCCTTAGATCGTACATAAGGCTTGGTATGGTTGTGAGGAACACTAGGACCAGGACCAAAATGTTTCACAGCTTCTCTGAAATAGCAAAATCAACAAGGGAACAAAAAACATGtttaagttacaaaagataaagtAAGACATAAGACAAGAAGAAGCAAGAGTGTAATACTCCAAAATCCCCAATTTTCGGCTGAATTAGGACATAGCAAAGCCGAACTTACAATCTGACTGGGCAGAACAAGTCTTTTTCCATCAACACATCATTTCTGATTATAGTAATCCATTGACTCCTCAGCAATTGGAGAGAACTGCAGCACATTTAACttaccaaatataaataaaactgaGCAGCATAAAAAGAAAGATGGAGTAAATGTAAAGCAGGTTcattaaatttagaagaaaacgtTTAGATACTACTCACCTTCAAGAATAATAGAAGACTAGAAATCATCAACCTTGTTCGTTCCAGCCTTACAGTGGACAACCACAACATTCTCAATATCTAACTTCAACCACGAGTATGCACTATGACAGAAAGAGATAACCAGTTGAAGTGGTGGGCAATTATGATCATCAAATGGAAAGCTAGCCACCTGAAGAGGGAATTTGATATTGCAGATGAAAGCAGCAGTTGGTTTGTAAAACAAATCTAAGTGCTGAAAAAACCTAAAACTCAAGTGAAACAGAAAGCTGAGAAACCACGTTAACAATATGGGCTATGATATGTAACAATAGACAATATAATAATAGTGCATGATTGAGAAAtgcaaatacaaattcaaatggCTGTTCAGAATTTCAGATTATATTAGATAATGGCAGCACAATGCAAGCATCAGAAACCACATCAAAGTAGGGACACAATGTTTTCTATCACAAACAAATGAATAACCTCAATCTCTCAGAATTAGCAGAAATCCTTCTCATTGAAAAcatcaatttaatttctatttacttTCAGATATCCAATGTTTTAGGCCACAGTCCCATGTGCTTTTGTACAAtgtgaaattaatttaattatttacttaatagtgaaaagaaaatgaaaaataagatcCATGAATAATTGTTGCAAAAGAATCCAAGTGCAATTGCATGATCACACAACAATTTCCCAATGCCAAGCAAATTTAGGCAAACACCCCCCCAAAAGAATCCAAGAATGAACATCATATATGCATGCATAGAAAGTGAGCAGAAGAGGAAATGCAAATTGAGAAATCAACAGCAGCCAATGATTAAGGATGTAATGAGCATGAATGCATAATAAGCACAAAGAATCGCAACAAGAAAACGAGTTGCTAACACATGGCACGAAGCAGCAACACTTATTAAATAGCAGCAGTAAATAGCATGTTTCCCAGGTTCAAGCAAGCAGCAAACATAATTCATATGACTTAACCAGTTCCACAAACTGAAATCATTGCAGTTCATATAATATGGACCAAGCAACAAGCAGAGCAGAACTCAGCAACAACCaaccaagaaaaattaatgaaaCAGTAACACTTCCACAGCATCTATTTTGGacaatgaaaaaaaatacaacaaacaGCAATCACAAGTCCAGAATTCAACACCAAAACAGCACAATAAACAAGTTCATCCAGGGCAACTTTCAGAGGAAAGACAAATTCATTCCAGAGTAAGGACTGAGGAGTTACATATTCAGAAATAGCAGAATTGGGATTGAAACTGGAAAAGGGCAGTACTGATTCGAAGACAAGAACAGAGGAGGCTGTGGTGGATCCTTCTGATGGCAGCTTGGACGGCGGCAAAGAGACTCACGGTGACCGTATAACCTGGCACAGACAACCTCAGCGACAACTCTCACGATAAAGGTGAACTTAACGGATAAAGAAGCTGGAGCAGGGTTAGGGCTTACCAACAGACACAGGCTTGAAAGGCGGTTTCCGGGGCCAGCAGCGGCGGCGAGGAGCTCCGGCAACGCAGCAACTGCGCGGGCAGAACGACGGCGAGCCCAGCACGCGGCGACGACGGAAGCTCCGCGACGATTTCCCTTGCGAGCGATCTCTGTTCGCGACTCCAACGGCGGCGATTTGAAGACGATAACACGCGGTGGTTGCAGCGGCGTTCAAGCTTCAGCTACGGCGTGGATGGACCCTCGACGGCCATGGTTTCCCCTGCGCGAAACTGACAGTGCGAACGGCTGTGATGCATGGCACAGTGGCGACGCGAGACAGGGCTGAGCGCGGTGGCGCGGTTGGACGAGTTCGACGGTGACGCGGCTTAACGGCGGGGTCTCCCTCCAAGGCTCGGCAAGGTTGCGACGGCGGCGGCAACACCCAGCAACGCCGGCGCGTCTCCTTcacctcttctcttctcccccgtCGCGgccctctctccccctcctttctCCCTTCTGTTCCTTCGTTccccctctcttttcttttcttttctttccttctttctttagtTTTTGCCAAAGCTGATAGGTGTTAGTGCTGTTAGGAAGGGAATGGCGGTGGAAAAAAGGGTGAGTGACGGTGAGGTGGTGGAAATTAGGGTTTGTGGGGTTtaatttagaaattagggtttaatttgggataaaaataaaattaggaattttgagtaaattgaaatttaataaattttaataaaattagagtatattatataaaattcttattattttacatttgctaaactttataatttgaaatatagaaaataattcgataattataaaatcagataaaatcttaaattactttaaactcaattagtcaaaatttgttttaagtatcttcaataaaataatttcaaagattaaaatacttagtgataaataaatctaaattagctATTAATAAAAtcttctaaaatttctaagttttacAGGGGGCctctcgccacgcttttaaaacgttatTGTTGCTctctacggccacgcttttgaagcgtggcagaaaagaaacttttggccacgcttttaaagcgtggcaaaagtgTACCAGCATATAGCCACGTTTTGTAAGCGTGGCCGCAATGAAACcctgtcgccacgcttttaaaacgtccttgtttctctctatggccacgcttttgaagcgtggcagaaaaaaaaTGTGGCCttttctctaatcaattgccacccttacaaaagcgtggccgttgatcttttttgccacgcttttgaagcgtggcaaaaaaaaaagtggccaaatctctaatctatcgccaccctcataaaagcgtggccattgaccatttttggccacgcttttgaagcgtggcaagaaaaaagcgtggccataggccttttttcttgtagtgctagttgtttgatagaatgtttcctttagtttttgagtagttttccttactcttggcctaggctaaggaaattgagtgaccttgagtcattgggtctcaatgaattggtgatttgagaacccttggtgatcaatttgatacccattgatactaacccactactaatctaattagtagataggttgggacttatgggttgatgttgatcaagccatttgacgtacctcaagcttaagagtagatattacgtacttaaagctcttggaggtagacttaatgagcttggttcctcataattgtcaatatatggtttgtagacaaggatggtgatctcaattacctatgtctagtcaagagtatttttcctttcttttttttgttaattgttcatttactttccttgcccttaccaatcaaacccccttgcatcttcatagccaataatcattcacttcattgcaattcctcatgagatgacccggagtttaaatacttcggttaattcttatttggggtttgttacttgtgacaaccaaattttttattgggaggattgtttgttggtttagaactatacttgcaatgagaactcattcatttgaggaaattctagaccatcaaaGAATTCACAAATCAGAGCACAatgcaacccacgcgtgcgcgtgggcgatgcgtacgcgCCCTATCCATTTCTTGCTTTCAACGCGCAGGCATagatgacgtgcacgcgtcacatGCCGTTCCCTGctttcacacgtacgcgtggataaaGCGAGCGCATCGCCTCCGCACCCTGTTTCTCCTGTTTCTGCcttgttttcttttcccttcttctcttcttttcttttttctgtcttctttcctttttctttctttccacctctcttcttctctcttcttccttccttaCTTTTTCCTTCTACCTCTCTTCAAAATTTCACTtcacatttttcttatttttcattttcttgtgtatgttgcatttgcttattttcattcattacattttaattttgtttttatagctttctCTTATTGTCTTTTCTaagttcttattttaataatggtgttaaattttcttactcaattgttgagagaTTCTCTTGGATCATTTTGATGTTGTGTGACTTGTTTagtattaattgtaatatttattccacacacaagattagtgctttagtccttcctaactcattattctttgtttttgtgcctcattatcattgagttaggatggaaccaattgctctcatgcttatcactaatctttgTTGTGTCaattcttgtttgaacttgatgctctcGAGTATTCTTTTCATTTACTTATGCTTTAACTTagttcttgcatcaagtgttaattgatatgccatttacttacattatttttttacttacatgttgtagctaccatgtagttgagaatcctacacttatttggcattagcccttgCCTATgatctatttgctttgatatctttgttatgggcttaattttctttctttttcactccATTTAGGTTGGCCACCtagaaggaaaaggaaaaagCTTTTGAACAGGGCTTCTAAACAAGTCCATCCGTACAACCTTTCGAAGGAGCTCAacagttgtagcaacccatccacgttgctcatctttggatgcaccgaggacggtgcaatctttaagtgtggggaggattGGTCGGGGACCGACCTCCGTGGGTAATCACTttcttttccaacaccaattcttaattttatttgttagataGTTGTTGCATTCCATGATAGGTgtagttagttagaatttgtatatattccgatacttctttttatgttaggactacttggttagagtgatgatttcttttctaagaaactgtttttagggcaccctaccaatttgaaaaaaaaa harbors:
- the LOC114925123 gene encoding uncharacterized protein — its product is MEGKESNGMVVYGDWVEGVVKVEGTPAVTVVPWRCLVAVRRSDCERGKRGKKKEKKKKEDRGWSAAVRGNGVAGDDGWWWFSEFAEEEKGTLEGRRNRISRTEIARKGNRRGASVVAACWARRRSARAVAALPELLAAAAGPGNRLSSLCLLVSPNPAPASLSVKFTFIVRVVAEVVCARLYGHRESLCRRPSCHQKDPPQPPLFLSSNQYCPFPVSIPILLFLNIAYSWLKLDIENVVVVHCKAGTNKVDDF